The DNA sequence TGTGGGCGGCCTCGACCGTTTGCGCTCGGATCACCTATTCCAGATGCTGCGCACCAGCGAAGCCATCGAAGCCCTCGGCAACGCTGTCGGCTACCAACTCGACGTGCCGTCCGGAGACGCCTGGAAACGAGCGCGGGAACTCTTCAGCGGCCTCCCGGTGGATGTTGCCCACGAACAAACCATTCGTGCGTTGCGCGGGCGATCCACCACAGCGATCGACCTCACCTCGCGCGACGGGTTCCCCGACGCGCTCCGGGCTTTGGCGTACGGAGTGGACCTTTCCAAGGTGGGCCGCGAACGCCTCGTGGACCGATTGAGGAAACCGCTTACCCTCGTTTTGGAGGGTTGAGAGACCCGGTCAGGACCGACAGTCTTAGCGGGCACCGATAAGAGGGGGATCCGCTATGTACTTTCCATACCTGCACGGCAAGGAGGGTGAGCTCAAGGCGCTCAAGAGCGTCGCGGCGCTCCTGGGAACCCCGCAACGGATCTTTCCCATTCTGGAACCGGTTCGATCGATCAAGGCGTTGGAGCGTGCAGTCTTCACCGACTTCGCGACCGCCAACGCGCAGCTGTACGTGATTACAAACCCGTCGCAGGGGCAGCTGGCGGATCTGGCCGCGTTGGCTCAATGGCAGTCTGACTTCTCGAGTTGGCTGGCATCACCAGTCGTCCGTCCGACGCTCTTGATCCTCCCGACGACGCCTCTCGGCGAGGTGAGCGCCTTCGCGACCACCTACCCCTCACAGCCTGTCGGCGTCGTTGTGCGCTCCAGCACGCTGTCTGCCGCTGATGTGAAGACCGCGCTGGGGGGGGCGAACGCGCTGATCTTCGTTTACGCCACCGCTACACCTAACGCGTATGTGAATGCTTTCGGGGCTGGCAGCGTGGTGGTCGTGCGTGATGCGTTCAACGCGCAGGACAAGAACGCTAGCTACAGCGGAATCGAAACCTTCGACGACGATCACGCAACGTATGCCGCCGCGGGCAGACCGGGATTCTCGGACTTCACGCCGATGCCTCCGCGGATGAACAGTGGTGGCGGTGGCCCTGCCGCGGCGATTGCCCTGCACATGAGCTTCCGAGACAGCGGTGACATCAACGTCCAGCATTTCGTCTCTGACTCGACCACGCAGGGCGATGGGACGAACTCCACCAAGTTCCTCGAGGCGCTTGACCACCTGGCTGAGCAGGTGCGGGTGACGCCGACACGGTTTGACAGTTCTCCGGGGCTTGACGAGTTCCTGACACTACATCGGGACCGTCGGGCCACGAACGGCGCCGGCTATAAGGCGTGGCAGACGTCCCACCACATCATCACCATCGCGCGGGAGCTTGGCATTTAGCGTGCCAGCGCCAATGCGCTGCCATGCTCCCGACGAGGGCTTCGGCCCGCCTGGCAGGTCGGCGCGCGGCCCGTTCATCGGCGCAATGCTGGGTAGACTCGGGCCAGGGACGCACCAGCCGTTCGGGCCCATCGCTCTGGCTCACGGGTAGCGGCATCCACGCCCCCGGCGAGGTCGGTCAGGCTAAGTGCAATGCCATATCCGCGTGTGTCTGCGGCGATCGCCCCAGCAACGAGAAACGTCTGCCGTCCGTTGGCTCGCCCCAACTGCGACACGTAATGCGGGACCTTTCCCGACGCCGACTGGCTGTCGTATCGCCCCTCGCCGGTGATGAGGACGTCAGCGTTCTGGACGATCCCCGGCAGTCCAAGAATGTCGCCGACGGCGGAGGCTCCGGAGTGGAGTGTGGCGCCCCATGCTAGGAGTCCGTAGCCGGTCCCACCGGCGGCACCGGCACCGGCGCTGTCCGCACGACCAAGCGCCTGTTGGAGGTTACGCAGCCCGGCTTCAAGTTTCGCGATCACATCTGCTGATGCTCCCTTCTGCGGACCGTAGACGCCGGCAGCGCCGTTCGGTCCCAAGAGAGGGTTGGTGACATCGCTGAGGATCTGCACCCCTCCTGGTGGGAGCGGCCGCAACGTGGACAGGTCGACCGCGGCGATCTCGGCGAGCCCTCGCCCTCCCAACGGCACTGGGCGGCCCGATTTGTTCATGAACGATGCGCCGAGGGCGGTGAGCGCGCCGACTCCCCCGTCCGTCGAGGCACTGGACCCGATGGCAAGCACCAGACGGGATGCACCAGACGCAAGTGCCGCCGCAATGGCTTGACCGAACCCGAAAGTGTGGGCATCCAATGGAGCCAATTCGCGCAGAAGGCTGACCCCGCTCGTAGAGGCCAGC is a window from the Leifsonia shinshuensis genome containing:
- a CDS encoding sce7725 family protein, yielding MYFPYLHGKEGELKALKSVAALLGTPQRIFPILEPVRSIKALERAVFTDFATANAQLYVITNPSQGQLADLAALAQWQSDFSSWLASPVVRPTLLILPTTPLGEVSAFATTYPSQPVGVVVRSSTLSAADVKTALGGANALIFVYATATPNAYVNAFGAGSVVVVRDAFNAQDKNASYSGIETFDDDHATYAAAGRPGFSDFTPMPPRMNSGGGGPAAAIALHMSFRDSGDINVQHFVSDSTTQGDGTNSTKFLEALDHLAEQVRVTPTRFDSSPGLDEFLTLHRDRRATNGAGYKAWQTSHHIITIARELGI
- a CDS encoding glycerate kinase, with translation MTASHESARVVIAPDSFKGSASASEVAAAIAAGWRSVRPDDHVVVAPMADGGEGTIDAFRSAYLDAQERPLTVLGPAGEPHRTSWLLLPDNTAIIELASTSGVSLLRELAPLDAHTFGFGQAIAAALASGASRLVLAIGSSASTDGGVGALTALGASFMNKSGRPVPLGGRGLAEIAAVDLSTLRPLPPGGVQILSDVTNPLLGPNGAAGVYGPQKGASADVIAKLEAGLRNLQQALGRADSAGAGAAGGTGYGLLAWGATLHSGASAVGDILGLPGIVQNADVLITGEGRYDSQSASGKVPHYVSQLGRANGRQTFLVAGAIAADTRGYGIALSLTDLAGGVDAATREPERWARTAGASLARVYPALRR